Genomic DNA from Alkalihalobacterium alkalinitrilicum:
TTATAAATGTTAAAATGAATGACCCTTGAAATAAAGCAGCAACTGTCAGCATCCCTTTTATCAGTCCATTTGGATAATTACCTATAATTGGTTGAAGATAAAGTAAATTTGCGTTTTTTAGTGAAAAAGCAACTATTACTAATGCAGGAGCTAAAATTAACGGAAAATAAAAGTGATGAATATAAGCAAAGGTTGTTATATTGCTCCGTGTTGACAACGAAGCCAGCAAAAGCATAACAATGACTGTAACCTCAAGTGGTGTTTCACGAAGAACCGATGTAACTATCACTTCTCCAAATTCACGTGCCACTAAGGAAGAGAGCGTGGCAAAAAAACAAATTATTATGATATTAAAGAATCGTGACAACCATTTCCCTATAACTTCTTCACTGTATTGAATGATAGATTTACCAGGAAATCGCTTTGCAAGTATAGTAATTAAATATACCCCTAAAAAAGCAATCAAAGACCCTAATAGTGTAACAAGTGGAGCCCCCGTGTCTACTGCTTCAACAGTAATTCGCGGAAGTGCTAAAATGCCGACCCCTATCGTTGTACTAGCTGTTATTATTGCTGTTTGAATGACTGTAATCTTTTTTTGATACTCCATTTCAATCATCCCACCTTTTCGTACCAGCCTGAGGATTAAGTGTATTACTTGGTTCTTGATTTAATTGTTCAACTACATTTTCACCTAGACGTTCTTGATTCTGACTATGGAATTGCCCTGGCCTTTTGGTCATCGACCATAGCGGACTTCGAACGACTGTATCCTTCATTCCTTGAAAATCCCCTGGAACGATAGGGCTCATGTAAGGCACACCGAATGAGTTTAAAGAAAGCATATGATTCATAATTAAAATAAAACCGATCATCACTCCATATAAGCCAAAGATACCCGCAATAATAACCAAGGGGAATCTAAGCATCCGTAGTGCGATAGCTGCATTATAAGCAGGTGTAGCAAATGATCCTATTGTCGTTAAAGCGATCACGACAACAGTAATCGGGCTAACAAAACCAGCTTCGACTGCAGCTTGTCCTATAACTAATACCCCAACAATTGAAAGGGCGCCCCCTACTTGTTGTGGCAAACGGATGGTTGCTTCTCGCAATACTTCCATAGCAACTTCCATTATTAATACTTCGAGGATAGTGGGGAATGGTACTCCAGCTCTTCCACTAGCTACAGCAACGGCAAAGTCAGTCGGAATTAATTCAGGATTATATGCAATAATCGATACGTAAATGGCAGGAAAAAACAAAGCAAAAACTAATGCAATTAGCCGAACGATTCGAACTAAACTACCCATTAAAAACCGTTCAGAATAATCTTCCGTCGTTTGATAAAACTGGTTAAATACAGCAGGTGCAATTAGAGCAAAGGGAGATCCGTCAACGAGAAGGACAACCTTTCCTTCTAACATCGCAGCAACCGCTTTATCGGGGCGCTCAGAATTTTGAATTTGTGGAAAAGGAGAAAGGTGATTGTCTTCGATAAATTGTTCAAGATACCCAGAATCCTGTATACCGTCGATATCAATGGCTGAAAGACGATCTTTCACCTCTTCAACAAGGGCAGGTTCAGCAATTCCTTCAACATAACATAATGCTACCTTACTCTTTGTTATACGCCCTAGCCTCATTGTTGTGATTCGGAAGTCTGTAGTTTGTAGTCGATACCGTAAAAGAGCCAGGTTAGGTTGTAGTTGTTCAATAAATCCTTCCCGAGGTCCCCGGATCACTCGCTCTGTATCTGGATTTTCAATCGAACGTTTTTCAACATTTCGAGTCTCTAAGAGAAACGCTTCCTCCAGCCCGTCAATCAAAACGGTGGTATGTCCTTCCATAAGACTTTGTACTATTCTAGAAATATTACTTTCTAATTTTGATTCAGCAAAATACAAGGTATCATAAAATATAATATTTTTTAATTGCTCAAGAGTAATACTTTGATTACCCAGGTTTTTAGGAGCATTCATAAATAGTTTTAAAATATCTTTATTAATAACCCCTATGTCATTTAAGTTTTCAAAATAAACAACTGCAGCTTTATACTGACCAAATACATGAAATCGTCTAATGAAAAAATCATCGTTCATTCCAAGGACATGTTGGATCGTCTCTAACGATTGTTCTAAGTCTGTTGTTAGCTTTTTATTTGATAGTTTATCTAACATTTGATCTGGCACTTTAGCAGTTTTACCCTTTTGAATTTTATGCTTTTTAATCATAATTCTTCGTTTCCAGACCAAACAAAATGACCCCCTTAATTTATGCTAAATGCTTTATATTTTATATACATTCATCAAACATTTCTAAATTAGTAAAGATAGAATAATTTGCCTATATGTCTAAATTTATCATGTCACTAAAAAATAATAATATTCGCATTGTTATTGAACCCGTAGAAGGAAAGATAATCTAAAATAAATGGTAAGTAGTGAATGTATGGAGGCAAGGAAGAATTATTAGAATTGTAAAATATTTTATTAATAATTTCTAAAGTTGTTTCAAATTCACATTGGAGAGCGACTACAATAAAAACTAGGCTACCCAGCACCAAAGAAACTTGGTGATGGGTAGCCTAGTTCTTTCATTTATATTGTTTCAGTTTAGCTAATAATTCTTTATAACCTTTAACTAACCTTTTACTGAAATTTAACTAAATTTTTGCTCCTCTTAAAAATCGGTAAAAATTTCTCCCTGCAAAAAGTAAATTAATCATCGCTACAAATAATAATACAAGTAATGATGTACACTGTAGTCGTTAAGGTTAAAGCGAAGGATAATACAAAGATTTCCATATATCCTGAAGAACATAGCCGATTCGCTACTTAATTTTGTTCTTTTCTGTCCTGAGAGGTAAACCCAAAACAGAAACTTTCCCTTCAAAATCTGCATGAATACTCGATAATATTTTCATTACTGTAGATTTACCCGCACCATTTGGACCGATTAATCCTAAACATATTCCTTTTCCTATATGTAAAATTAATATTTTGTAACGCTATTCTTTCACCATACACTTTATGTACATTCGCAAATTCAATCATTTCTTACCTCCCAATCTTCTTTACTATAATCTATTTTTTTCCGTGAAGTACCCACCACTTACCACCGACCAGGTAAATAGTTAGACGTTTCCACTCTACATTATGACTATGTTTAGAGATAGAAATTTTTTCAACGTCCTACTAATTTCTCAATTAATAGTTATCTTTACTATTACCCCCTAAAAATCCTAATTCATTTCGAATAGATAGGTAAAAGAAACCTCTTCAAAAAAGCACTTGCTGTTAAATTTAGTTTCATCACACATATAAAATACATAGTAGATGGGAGAAGAATGAATAATGCTCTTAAACATTACATACAGTCCAAGAAATCCACTTGTAACTAAACCAAAGCACATATATAAAGCGTGGGACAAACGTCAACGGCATCAAGAATTTTATAACATTAAGAACTCTTTGTCAGAAGAAAATCAGACTTCCTACATAGCTAATATTGATCTTTATGGTTATGGGTATAAAACAATTGAGGAACAAAAAAGTAATACGTTGGATGTTAGGATATAAAGTTAATACAGTAACAACGGGGATTTTATAAACGGAGTTTCTTGTCAGTTGTAATAATAATGGTGTGACTTTAAAGTGAAACTTCAGTAAATGGGCTTTTCCTTCACCCCAAATGAATGGTAGTTGAGACCTAAACGATGTGGACCACAAAGACGTGCAATATCTTTGTTCTTTTGCTTGTTACTGGCGCTAGCTTCTCACTTCGTCTTTCTTGTTTCCTTAAGACTTAAAGTGGAAGTCTTGGCGCCAGTTAAACAGGTTAAAAAAGGCTAGATATTCGTCTCCTAACCCTTCATTTTCAACTTTTTACCAATTCTATTACCTGCTCCTGAAACTCTTCTTCACTCATTTTTCCTTCTAGCCTCGCTCTAACTATTTGTTCATGTTCTTCCTTAATATCAAACCCTAAGATTACTTAGTAAACAATCCCGTTCGACTTGCTAATCTATGATACAACTCGTCTAATGTTCCACGTTCATCAATCGCATAGCTCTGAGTCCCACGGTCGATAACAAAGCCGTCAACCAAAAACGTTTTCATCCCAATCGTACTTACGACCATATCTTCTTGCACATCATTTCCTACCATAATACACTCTTCTGGTGTTACTTTCAGACGCTGACAAATATCGTTATAATAATGCGTGTGAGGTTTTGTAAATGTACTTTCTTCATAGACCGTCACCATATCAAACGGCATATCGGCCACTCCCGCCCAATTTAAGCGATGGTTAATTGCGACTTTCGGAAACACAGGGTTCGTTGCTATTGCAACTCGATATCCTTGTGAGAAGGCTTCATCGACAACTTTTTTGGCAGTTGAGGTTGGTTGGGTGAAATGTGAAAATGTCGGGAAAATGTTCTCATAAAAATGATCTAACGTCGGCCAAATGTCGTTTTTATTCAGTTTTGTCATGGTTAAAAATGTTTCTTCAAATACTTGTTCATTCGTTTTCTTTGGATCTAAATTTTTAATCATCGCTTCAGTTCCAGCCCAAAGCGATTTCACAAAATGATTAGGTTCCATGATATGAGCTACTCTAGGAGCTAATTCTTTAATGTAATTTTGGATAAACGACTCGGTATCCATAGGAAGTAATGTTCCATCTAAATCAAATAAAATGACCTTTGCCACGATTATCGCCTCTCATATCTTCTTTTATTTATATAAATTCTTATCCAAATTATAACATATTGAACAGTGTATTGACGTAATACAAAAGCAGCATTACGTCATTTATTTCTTA
This window encodes:
- a CDS encoding ATP-binding cassette domain-containing protein — protein: MLILHIGKGICLGLIGPNGAGKSTVMKILSSIHADFEGKVSVLGLPLRTEKNKIK
- a CDS encoding GerAB/ArcD/ProY family transporter translates to MEYQKKITVIQTAIITASTTIGVGILALPRITVEAVDTGAPLVTLLGSLIAFLGVYLITILAKRFPGKSIIQYSEEVIGKWLSRFFNIIIICFFATLSSLVAREFGEVIVTSVLRETPLEVTVIVMLLLASLSTRSNITTFAYIHHFYFPLILAPALVIVAFSLKNANLLYLQPIIGNYPNGLIKGMLTVAALFQGSFILTFIIPAMREIRKALKASIWGMLITGGLFFIIVIANVSVFGAQEIKNLIWPTLELAKMTSLPGQVLERLDAGFLAVWVTAVFTTLFSSYFLTIYALKELFHFWDHKLFSFIMLPFIFIIAMQPQNILELYNVIELVGRLGLLLTIGYPSLLLIIAVISKTKGNENAGRNLDQNG
- a CDS encoding HAD family hydrolase; amino-acid sequence: MAKVILFDLDGTLLPMDTESFIQNYIKELAPRVAHIMEPNHFVKSLWAGTEAMIKNLDPKKTNEQVFEETFLTMTKLNKNDIWPTLDHFYENIFPTFSHFTQPTSTAKKVVDEAFSQGYRVAIATNPVFPKVAINHRLNWAGVADMPFDMVTVYEESTFTKPHTHYYNDICQRLKVTPEECIMVGNDVQEDMVVSTIGMKTFLVDGFVIDRGTQSYAIDERGTLDELYHRLASRTGLFTK
- a CDS encoding spore germination protein → MIKKHKIQKGKTAKVPDQMLDKLSNKKLTTDLEQSLETIQHVLGMNDDFFIRRFHVFGQYKAAVVYFENLNDIGVINKDILKLFMNAPKNLGNQSITLEQLKNIIFYDTLYFAESKLESNISRIVQSLMEGHTTVLIDGLEEAFLLETRNVEKRSIENPDTERVIRGPREGFIEQLQPNLALLRYRLQTTDFRITTMRLGRITKSKVALCYVEGIAEPALVEEVKDRLSAIDIDGIQDSGYLEQFIEDNHLSPFPQIQNSERPDKAVAAMLEGKVVLLVDGSPFALIAPAVFNQFYQTTEDYSERFLMGSLVRIVRLIALVFALFFPAIYVSIIAYNPELIPTDFAVAVASGRAGVPFPTILEVLIMEVAMEVLREATIRLPQQVGGALSIVGVLVIGQAAVEAGFVSPITVVVIALTTIGSFATPAYNAAIALRMLRFPLVIIAGIFGLYGVMIGFILIMNHMLSLNSFGVPYMSPIVPGDFQGMKDTVVRSPLWSMTKRPGQFHSQNQERLGENVVEQLNQEPSNTLNPQAGTKRWDD